A window of the Streptomyces albireticuli genome harbors these coding sequences:
- a CDS encoding FUSC family protein has translation MTWSSALRKSVRAGLTVERTPLTPLLALRGTLGVAIVIGLMLWLGTPKLAVSSAFGAFAAGVATFQRSWRPRPVLALAVAVGLAVSTFLGYVAAADHLAFAVLLGVWTLLAGMAWAIGPVSGLVATQTIAVMLVTVTLPTSVAGALHHAGLIAFGGLVQAALIVLLPIRPWGLQRDALADALAAEADYARRLRHDPVARFDPQPLMDAREAAELTPRQARSRPRQLGGPRGVAERIRPVLASLADPVLGAPAEGPERDRARDLLGAAGSVLDSVARAIRWGRPVRLSPEAVDTLEVPESGPILDGAARRSALRLIALLGDAVEATDEPVRTTAPQNGDPKREPGKEHRHLLRPSVPRLVPVALRALRREARWSSPIGRHGVRITVVALIGYALGSALPLGHGYWVPLTSVMVMRPDFGQTYSRGVGRFVGTVVGVLIAGALMAAFHPGTWVCAALAVLCIGLMYLLMGTGYSVASACIAGYVVFLLGIAGEGWSQTVQARVALTLLGGLLAMAAYALFPTWETPRLRDRLGDWLEANGRYSLAVLGAFAEPAEAKPRRVREALLDSRAARTAWEDAAARALTEPVRHRGISRTAERAAESALATMGRATMLMEAHLPDRSTDPSKGAAAFAEALRAALPDTAAAVRERRELDWSAPRAALDAWRAEAGDTGVAVRGAELLMEALEELATALSPGPGGRNRAARRV, from the coding sequence ATGACCTGGTCGAGTGCGCTACGGAAGTCCGTTCGGGCCGGCCTCACGGTCGAGCGGACCCCCCTCACGCCGCTCCTCGCCCTGCGCGGCACCCTCGGGGTCGCGATCGTGATCGGGCTGATGCTGTGGCTCGGGACGCCCAAGCTCGCGGTGTCGTCCGCGTTCGGCGCCTTCGCCGCGGGCGTGGCCACCTTCCAGCGCAGCTGGCGGCCCCGGCCCGTGCTGGCCCTCGCGGTGGCGGTCGGCCTCGCCGTCAGCACCTTCCTCGGCTACGTCGCCGCCGCCGACCACCTCGCCTTCGCCGTGCTGCTGGGCGTCTGGACGCTGCTGGCGGGCATGGCGTGGGCCATCGGCCCGGTGTCGGGCCTGGTCGCGACCCAGACCATCGCCGTCATGCTGGTCACCGTCACCCTGCCGACCTCCGTGGCCGGCGCCCTGCACCACGCCGGGCTGATCGCCTTCGGCGGGCTCGTCCAGGCCGCGCTCATCGTGCTGCTGCCCATCAGACCCTGGGGCCTCCAGCGGGACGCGCTCGCCGACGCGCTGGCCGCGGAGGCGGACTACGCCCGCCGGCTCCGCCACGACCCGGTGGCACGCTTCGACCCGCAGCCGCTCATGGACGCCCGCGAGGCCGCCGAGCTGACGCCGCGCCAGGCCCGCAGCCGGCCGCGGCAGCTGGGCGGGCCGCGCGGCGTCGCCGAGCGGATCCGGCCGGTGCTCGCCTCGCTCGCCGACCCCGTCCTGGGCGCGCCCGCCGAGGGCCCCGAGCGCGACCGGGCGCGCGACCTGCTGGGCGCCGCGGGCTCCGTCCTCGACTCGGTGGCGCGCGCCATCCGCTGGGGCAGGCCCGTGCGGCTCTCGCCCGAGGCGGTGGACACACTGGAGGTGCCCGAGTCCGGGCCCATACTCGACGGCGCCGCGCGGCGCTCCGCGCTCCGGCTCATCGCCCTGCTCGGCGACGCGGTCGAGGCCACCGACGAGCCCGTCCGCACCACCGCCCCGCAGAACGGGGACCCGAAGCGGGAGCCCGGCAAGGAACACCGGCACCTGCTGCGGCCCTCCGTGCCCCGGCTGGTCCCGGTCGCCCTGCGCGCGCTGCGCCGCGAGGCGCGCTGGTCCTCGCCGATCGGCCGGCACGGCGTACGCATAACGGTGGTCGCGCTGATCGGCTACGCGCTCGGCAGCGCCCTCCCGCTGGGGCACGGCTACTGGGTGCCGCTGACCTCGGTGATGGTGATGCGGCCCGACTTCGGGCAGACGTACTCGCGCGGCGTCGGCCGCTTCGTGGGCACCGTGGTAGGCGTGCTGATCGCCGGTGCTCTGATGGCCGCCTTCCACCCCGGCACCTGGGTGTGCGCGGCGCTCGCGGTGCTCTGCATCGGGCTGATGTACCTGCTGATGGGCACGGGCTACAGCGTGGCGTCGGCCTGCATCGCCGGGTACGTCGTCTTCCTGCTCGGCATCGCGGGCGAGGGCTGGTCGCAGACCGTGCAGGCGCGCGTGGCCCTCACCCTGCTCGGCGGGCTGCTCGCGATGGCCGCGTACGCCCTGTTCCCCACCTGGGAGACGCCCCGGCTGCGGGACCGGCTGGGCGACTGGCTGGAGGCCAACGGCCGCTACTCCCTCGCCGTGCTCGGCGCGTTCGCCGAGCCCGCCGAGGCCAAGCCGCGGCGGGTGCGCGAGGCGCTGCTCGACTCCCGGGCGGCGCGCACGGCCTGGGAGGACGCGGCCGCCCGCGCCCTCACCGAGCCCGTGCGCCACCGCGGCATCTCCCGCACCGCCGAGCGGGCGGCGGAGTCCGCGCTGGCGACGATGGGCCGGGCGACGATGCTGATGGAGGCCCACCTCCCGGACCGCTCCACCGACCCGTCCAAGGGCGCCGCCGCCTTCGCCGAGGCCCTCCGCGCCGCCCTCCCCGACACCGCCGCGGCCGTCCGCGAACGCCGCGAACTGGACTGGTCGGCCCCGCGCGCGGCCCTCGACGCGTGGCGCGCGGAGGCGGGCGACACGGGGGTGGCGGTGCGGGGGGCGGAGCTGCTGATGGAGGCGCTGGAGGAACTGGCGACGGCGCTGTCGCCGGGGCCGGGCGGGCGGAACCGGGCGGCGCGGCGGGTGTAG
- a CDS encoding Gfo/Idh/MocA family protein gives MTQHSTLGVAVVGTGRMGADHVRRLDAVVSGARVTAVVDIDGDRAKGTARGLAGCTAYTDAAAAMAAPDVDAVLIASPGPAHEAALLAAFAHDLPVLCEKPLTPDAAAALRVMEAETRLGHRRVQVGFMRRYDAEYLRLKALLDGGGLGRPLMLHCRHRNVGTPPGFTEQMMINDSVVHEIDAARWLLGQEITAVTVLRPRPSAGAPEGLGDPQLVLLETAGGAVVDVEVFVNCGFGYQVSCEAVGERGAARLGDDHGLYVTAAGRWGGEIAQDYVVRFEDAYDRQVQRWVDATRRGETEGPSVWDGYAAAAVCEAGVRAQATGARVTVELAARPALYGG, from the coding sequence ATGACGCAGCACAGCACGCTGGGCGTCGCCGTCGTCGGCACCGGGCGGATGGGCGCCGACCACGTCCGGCGGCTCGACGCGGTCGTCAGCGGCGCGCGGGTGACGGCCGTGGTCGACATCGACGGCGACCGGGCCAAAGGCACAGCCCGCGGCCTCGCGGGCTGCACGGCCTACACCGACGCGGCCGCCGCCATGGCCGCGCCCGACGTGGACGCCGTGCTGATCGCCTCGCCCGGACCGGCCCACGAGGCGGCGCTGCTGGCCGCGTTCGCGCACGACCTGCCGGTGCTGTGCGAGAAGCCGCTCACGCCGGACGCCGCGGCGGCGCTGCGGGTGATGGAGGCCGAGACCCGGCTCGGCCACCGGCGCGTACAGGTCGGCTTCATGCGCCGGTACGACGCCGAGTACCTGCGGCTCAAGGCCCTGCTGGACGGCGGCGGGCTGGGCCGGCCGCTGATGCTGCACTGCCGGCACCGCAACGTCGGCACGCCGCCCGGCTTCACCGAGCAGATGATGATCAACGACTCGGTGGTGCACGAGATCGACGCGGCCCGCTGGCTGCTCGGCCAGGAGATCACCGCCGTCACCGTCCTGCGGCCCCGCCCCTCGGCGGGCGCGCCCGAGGGCCTGGGCGACCCCCAGCTCGTCCTTCTGGAGACCGCCGGCGGCGCGGTCGTCGACGTGGAGGTCTTCGTCAACTGCGGCTTCGGCTACCAGGTGAGCTGCGAGGCCGTCGGCGAGCGCGGCGCCGCCCGGCTCGGCGACGACCACGGGCTGTACGTGACCGCGGCCGGCCGCTGGGGCGGCGAGATCGCGCAGGACTACGTGGTCCGCTTCGAGGACGCCTACGACCGCCAGGTGCAGCGCTGGGTCGACGCCACCCGGCGCGGGGAGACCGAGGGTCCGAGTGTCTGGGACGGCTACGCGGCGGCGGCCGTGTGCGAGGCGGGCGTACGGGCCCAGGCGACGGGCGCCCGGGTCACGGTGGAACTGGCGGCGCGGCCCGCGCTGTACGGAGGCTGA
- a CDS encoding Gfo/Idh/MocA family oxidoreductase — translation MRVGLLGAGRIGARHAASLAGTDGVAGLVVADADPDRAAAVARETGARPARSVDEVFTTAGVDAVVVATPTATHAGLVGRAARAGLPVFCEKPLAPDVAGTEATLRAAAAAGTLLQIGFQRRFDAGFLAAREALRSGALGRVHTIRCVTSDAAPPPADFLARSGGLIHDCMIHDFDAVRWLTGREVVEVYARGSDAGGALYREAGDVDTACALLTLDDGTLVTATATRCNGAGYDVRTELSGERDQWVAGLAARTPVTSAEPGRSTPPERPWADFLERFADAYRAELAAFVRAARGEAPNPCPGEEGLRALRIAVACETSRREGRPVRLPEAA, via the coding sequence ATGCGCGTCGGCCTGCTCGGCGCGGGGCGCATCGGCGCCCGCCACGCGGCGTCCCTGGCCGGGACGGACGGCGTCGCCGGGCTGGTGGTCGCGGACGCCGACCCGGACCGGGCGGCGGCCGTGGCCCGGGAGACCGGCGCCCGGCCCGCGCGCTCGGTGGACGAGGTGTTCACCACGGCAGGCGTCGACGCGGTGGTCGTCGCCACCCCGACCGCCACGCACGCCGGGCTGGTCGGCCGGGCCGCGCGGGCCGGGCTCCCCGTGTTCTGCGAGAAGCCCCTCGCACCGGACGTCGCGGGCACGGAAGCCACCCTGCGCGCGGCCGCGGCGGCGGGCACCCTGCTCCAGATCGGCTTCCAGCGGCGCTTCGACGCCGGGTTCCTGGCGGCCCGCGAGGCCCTGCGGAGCGGGGCGCTGGGGCGCGTGCACACCATCCGCTGCGTCACCTCGGACGCGGCGCCGCCGCCCGCCGACTTCCTCGCCCGGTCCGGCGGGCTGATCCACGACTGCATGATCCACGACTTCGACGCCGTACGGTGGCTGACGGGCCGTGAGGTGGTGGAGGTGTACGCCCGCGGCTCGGACGCCGGGGGAGCCCTCTACCGCGAGGCGGGGGACGTCGACACGGCCTGCGCCCTCCTCACCCTCGACGACGGCACGCTCGTCACGGCCACCGCGACCCGCTGCAACGGCGCGGGCTACGACGTCCGCACGGAGCTGTCCGGCGAGCGGGACCAGTGGGTGGCCGGGCTGGCCGCCCGTACGCCCGTGACCTCCGCCGAACCGGGCCGCTCCACACCGCCGGAGCGGCCGTGGGCGGACTTCCTGGAGCGCTTCGCGGACGCGTACCGCGCGGAGCTGGCGGCCTTCGTCCGCGCCGCGCGGGGCGAGGCGCCCAACCCCTGCCCCGGCGAGGAGGGGCTGCGCGCGCTGCGGATCGCCGTGGCCTGCGAGACGTCCCGGCGGGAGGGGCGGCCGGTGCGGCTGCCGGAGGCGGCGTGA
- a CDS encoding PH domain-containing protein, with amino-acid sequence MSTPWRTLDPRTVLVHCAWLGAPLGSLGLTALATGGRLDARAWITLGVVGAVFACLTTAGLITWRRTRYRVTADSFELRTGLFTRRTRAIPLRRVRNVDLTANPVQRVLGLAVLRAGTGGHGGELSLDALARPEAVRLRAELLARAGAREAADPVLATADPRRLRYAPLTFWVFGGVFVTAGALWRVLDGIGVEPWRIGVVRRAFQEFGHSALWLTVPLALLAVTLLGVVGAVALYAENWWNYRLEWTDADTLRVRRGLFTTRSVSVERARLRGVTLREPLLLRAGGGASVRAVAGGLGDREENRRRSVVLPPAPRAEALRVCAGVLGGADGADGAGGAGASALSGEAVDGGGLRPHPRAALRRRVVRALAWAVPLPTAALAVTGWLFAPVLLYCAAGYALLAAPLAYALARDAYRGLGHGVRGRHLVVRSGTFGRETTVLERRAVQAWTFTDTPSGRRNGLVTATAAVAGGEDGYRIRDMSADDAALFADAATPGILAEFLAPSSVR; translated from the coding sequence GTGAGCACGCCCTGGCGCACCCTCGACCCGCGGACCGTCCTCGTCCACTGCGCCTGGCTGGGCGCGCCGCTCGGCTCGCTCGGCCTCACCGCCCTCGCCACCGGTGGCCGCCTCGACGCCCGCGCCTGGATCACCCTCGGCGTCGTCGGCGCGGTCTTCGCGTGCCTCACCACCGCGGGCCTGATCACCTGGCGGCGCACCCGCTACCGCGTCACCGCCGACTCCTTCGAGCTCCGCACCGGCCTGTTCACCCGCCGCACGCGCGCGATACCCCTGCGCCGCGTGCGCAACGTCGACCTCACCGCCAACCCCGTCCAGCGCGTGCTCGGCCTCGCCGTGCTGCGCGCCGGCACCGGCGGCCACGGCGGGGAGCTGTCCCTGGACGCCCTCGCCCGCCCCGAGGCGGTACGGCTGCGGGCCGAGCTCCTCGCCCGCGCCGGGGCCCGCGAGGCCGCCGACCCCGTCCTCGCCACCGCCGATCCGCGCCGGCTGCGCTACGCCCCCCTCACGTTCTGGGTCTTCGGCGGCGTCTTCGTCACCGCCGGCGCGCTCTGGCGGGTCCTCGACGGCATCGGCGTCGAACCCTGGCGGATCGGCGTCGTCCGCCGGGCCTTCCAGGAGTTCGGGCACAGCGCCCTCTGGCTCACCGTCCCGCTCGCCCTCCTGGCCGTCACCCTCCTCGGCGTCGTCGGTGCCGTGGCGCTGTACGCCGAGAACTGGTGGAACTACCGCCTGGAGTGGACCGACGCCGACACCCTGCGCGTCCGCCGGGGCCTGTTCACCACCCGCTCCGTCTCCGTCGAACGCGCCCGGCTGCGCGGGGTGACCCTGCGCGAGCCGCTGCTGCTGCGCGCCGGCGGCGGCGCCTCCGTACGGGCGGTGGCGGGCGGTCTCGGCGACCGGGAGGAGAACCGCCGGCGGAGCGTCGTCCTGCCGCCCGCCCCGCGCGCGGAGGCGCTGCGGGTGTGCGCGGGCGTGCTCGGCGGGGCGGACGGGGCGGACGGGGCGGGCGGGGCCGGTGCGTCCGCCCTGTCCGGCGAGGCCGTGGACGGGGGCGGGCTGCGGCCGCACCCGCGCGCCGCCCTCCGCCGCCGGGTCGTACGCGCCCTCGCCTGGGCGGTCCCGCTGCCCACCGCGGCCCTCGCCGTGACCGGGTGGCTGTTCGCGCCCGTCCTGCTGTACTGCGCGGCGGGCTACGCGCTGCTGGCGGCGCCGCTCGCGTACGCCCTGGCGCGGGACGCCTACCGCGGCCTCGGGCACGGGGTGCGGGGCCGCCACCTGGTCGTACGGTCGGGCACCTTCGGGCGGGAGACGACCGTCCTGGAGCGCCGGGCCGTCCAGGCGTGGACGTTCACGGACACCCCGTCCGGCCGCCGGAACGGGCTCGTCACCGCGACGGCGGCCGTCGCCGGGGGAGAGGACGGATACCGCATTCGGGATATGTCGGCGGATGACGCGGCACTCTTCGCGGACGCCGCAACTCCGGGCATCCTGGCGGAATTTCTCGCACCTTCGTCCGTACGCTGA
- a CDS encoding TetR/AcrR family transcriptional regulator, which produces MPKRVDHEERRARIAEALWRIACARGLDGASLRDVAAEAGISLGQLQHYFASKDEMLVFALEHISDLAARRVGERLRTLSGEPSPRDVLLGSAREMLPLDDKSRTGHLVQIAYFVRAVHDERLRRHAKEGIPGLRAFFAARVREGQARGEVAADRDPEVEAALLIALVDGLASYAVLEVWSAEEALGLVSGHLDRLFGGR; this is translated from the coding sequence GTGCCGAAGCGCGTGGACCACGAGGAGCGCCGCGCCCGGATCGCGGAGGCGCTCTGGCGGATCGCCTGTGCGCGGGGGCTCGACGGCGCGAGCCTGCGGGACGTCGCGGCGGAGGCCGGCATCTCGCTGGGCCAGCTCCAGCACTACTTCGCCAGCAAGGACGAGATGCTCGTCTTCGCCCTGGAGCACATCAGCGACCTCGCCGCGCGGCGCGTCGGTGAACGCCTGCGGACCCTCTCCGGGGAGCCGTCGCCGCGCGACGTCCTGCTGGGGTCGGCGCGGGAGATGCTCCCGCTGGACGACAAGAGCCGTACGGGCCACCTCGTACAGATCGCGTACTTCGTCCGGGCCGTCCACGACGAGCGGCTGCGCCGCCACGCGAAGGAGGGGATCCCCGGGCTGCGGGCGTTCTTCGCGGCGCGGGTGCGGGAGGGGCAGGCGCGCGGGGAGGTGGCGGCGGACCGGGATCCGGAGGTGGAGGCGGCGCTGCTGATCGCGCTGGTGGACGGGCTGGCGAGTTACGCGGTGCTGGAGGTCTGGTCGGCGGAGGAGGCGCTGGGGTTGGTGTCGGGGCATCTGGATCGGTTGTTCGGGGGGCGGTGA
- a CDS encoding PH domain-containing protein, with product MAAHRHHPQAGLRPPRHAADPRARRWWTVQALLTLSGPLLLTAVALLVLSLLFFPGALPWLGPLLLVVLVLPALGYLLAMPRLRYRVHAWELGESAVYAASGWYRHRRRIAPLSRVQTVDTTRGPLQRAFGLATVTVTTASTAGAVKIHGLSDADARLLAERVADAARLVPEDAS from the coding sequence ATGGCCGCACACCGGCACCACCCACAGGCCGGGCTCCGCCCGCCGCGCCACGCGGCCGACCCGCGCGCCCGCCGCTGGTGGACGGTGCAGGCGCTGCTCACCCTCAGCGGCCCCCTGCTGCTCACCGCCGTCGCGCTGCTCGTCCTGTCCCTGCTCTTCTTCCCCGGCGCCCTGCCCTGGCTCGGCCCCCTGCTGCTCGTCGTCCTCGTGCTGCCCGCCCTCGGCTACCTCCTGGCCATGCCGCGCCTGCGGTACCGCGTCCACGCCTGGGAGCTGGGCGAGTCCGCGGTCTACGCGGCGAGCGGCTGGTACCGGCACCGGCGCCGCATCGCCCCGCTCTCCCGCGTCCAGACGGTCGACACCACCCGCGGCCCCCTCCAGCGGGCCTTCGGCCTCGCCACGGTCACCGTCACCACCGCCTCCACGGCCGGCGCCGTGAAGATCCACGGCCTGTCCGACGCCGACGCCCGGCTGCTGGCCGAGCGCGTCGCCGACGCGGCCCGCCTGGTCCCGGAGGACGCCTCGTGA
- a CDS encoding helix-turn-helix transcriptional regulator gives MTDRRLWSYKEIAAHIGVQTDTVRTYRKHGMLPAPDLTEGGKPYWFADTIRAWVAERPGNRSRRDQKG, from the coding sequence ATGACCGACCGTCGACTCTGGTCCTACAAGGAGATCGCGGCGCACATCGGTGTGCAGACCGACACCGTCCGGACCTATCGCAAGCACGGCATGCTTCCCGCCCCCGACCTCACGGAGGGCGGCAAGCCCTACTGGTTCGCGGACACGATCCGCGCCTGGGTCGCCGAACGGCCCGGCAACCGCTCCCGCCGCGACCAGAAGGGCTGA
- a CDS encoding VOC family protein: MSVELNHTIVHSRDREAAAAFLAGILGLEVGEPAGPFLPVVTGNGVALDYATVDPGSITPQHYAFLVPEAEFPAMFDRIKATGTAFFADPAGRRPGEINRNDGGYGVYFLDPSGHYMELLTRPYGSGGSEA, encoded by the coding sequence ATGTCAGTCGAGCTGAACCACACCATCGTCCACTCCCGCGACCGCGAGGCCGCCGCCGCCTTCCTGGCCGGGATCCTGGGACTGGAGGTCGGCGAGCCGGCCGGCCCGTTCCTGCCCGTCGTCACCGGCAACGGCGTCGCCCTGGACTACGCCACCGTCGACCCCGGGAGCATCACCCCCCAGCACTACGCGTTCCTGGTGCCCGAGGCGGAGTTCCCCGCCATGTTCGACCGGATCAAGGCCACCGGCACCGCGTTCTTCGCCGACCCCGCCGGGCGGAGGCCCGGCGAGATCAACCGCAACGACGGCGGCTACGGCGTGTACTTCCTGGACCCGTCCGGCCACTACATGGAGCTCCTCACCCGCCCGTACGGAAGCGGCGGCTCGGAGGCGTAG
- a CDS encoding sugar phosphate isomerase/epimerase family protein gives MSASPPPAPASRIRVGSAPDSWGVWFADDPAQVPWRRFLDEVADAGYAWIELGPYGYLPTDPARLRDETGRRGLTVSAGTVFTALHRGPAVWDATWEHVGRVAELTRATGARHLVVIPAFWRDDRTAERIEDPELTADQWRELTTGTERLAREVRETYGLDIVVHPHADTHIDSEAHVERFLDATDPGLVNLCLDTGHYAYCGGDSVKLIETYGERIGYLHLKQVDPGVLADVRAKGTPFGPAVRQGVMCEPPGGVPALEPVLAAAAKLDAELFAIVEQDMYPCPPDRPLPIARRTRRFLRGCGV, from the coding sequence GCATCCGCGTCGGATCCGCCCCGGACTCCTGGGGCGTCTGGTTCGCCGACGACCCCGCGCAGGTCCCCTGGCGGCGCTTCCTCGACGAGGTCGCCGACGCGGGCTACGCGTGGATCGAGCTGGGCCCGTACGGCTATCTGCCCACCGACCCGGCCCGGCTGCGCGACGAGACCGGGCGGCGCGGGCTCACGGTCTCCGCGGGCACGGTCTTCACGGCGCTGCACCGCGGCCCGGCGGTCTGGGACGCGACGTGGGAGCACGTCGGCCGGGTCGCGGAGCTGACGCGCGCGACGGGCGCCCGCCATCTGGTCGTCATCCCCGCCTTCTGGCGCGACGACCGGACGGCCGAGCGGATCGAGGACCCCGAGCTGACGGCGGATCAGTGGCGGGAGCTGACCACGGGAACGGAGCGGCTGGCCCGCGAGGTCCGCGAGACGTACGGGCTCGACATCGTCGTCCACCCGCACGCCGACACCCACATCGACAGCGAGGCGCACGTCGAGCGCTTCCTGGACGCCACGGACCCCGGGCTCGTCAACCTCTGCCTGGACACCGGGCACTACGCGTACTGCGGCGGCGACAGCGTCAAGCTCATCGAGACCTACGGCGAGCGGATCGGCTACCTCCACCTCAAGCAGGTCGACCCCGGGGTGCTCGCGGACGTCCGTGCCAAGGGCACGCCGTTCGGGCCCGCCGTGCGCCAGGGCGTGATGTGCGAACCGCCGGGCGGCGTACCGGCGCTGGAGCCCGTCCTGGCCGCCGCCGCGAAGCTCGACGCGGAGCTGTTCGCCATCGTGGAACAGGACATGTACCCGTGCCCGCCGGACCGCCCGCTGCCCATCGCCCGCCGCACCCGGCGCTTCCTGCGCGGCTGCGGCGTCTGA
- a CDS encoding sigma-70 family RNA polymerase sigma factor: MRWRSVKSESVAVVEAARAGDPAAQDQLVAAYLPLVYNIVGRALNGHADVDDVVQETMLRVINGLEELRDPACFRSWLVAVTTNQIRSHWRDRPEAPVSGLQEAAEVPDPRADFVDLTIVRLGLQGQRREVAEATRWLDEGEQTVLSLWWLEAAGELTRAEVAAALELSAAHTAVRVQRTKEQLDTARGIVRALAAAPRCRELAELTAPWDGVPSALWRKRIARHARGCAACGGAWSALVPAEGLLVGLGLVPVAGALLGWWGGGAVVGTDAMAPTAATTAMPSVTGAGRHRTGAGDGGTRGGGHRARRPRTAKRVAVGAAALALLTGGVVGGMELFTGSPDREDRPVKAGEELPGQVRPLGAEGSARPSSPSASASASAGASASPKASASASASASAPASASPSGGADSPSPKAGATTEAAKPKKSKAPSGVTGGGLAQQVTALVNTERAKAGCGPLTQNSLLDAAAQGHSDDMAARGFFDHTNPDGAGPGERVTAAGYRWSTYGENIARGQRSAASVMDSWMNSDGHRKNILNCSFKEIGVGVNHAAGGPRWTQVFGAR; this comes from the coding sequence ATGAGGTGGCGGAGCGTGAAGAGTGAGAGCGTGGCCGTGGTCGAGGCGGCGCGAGCCGGGGACCCGGCGGCACAGGACCAGCTCGTCGCCGCCTACCTGCCACTCGTCTACAACATCGTCGGACGGGCGCTGAACGGCCACGCCGACGTCGACGACGTGGTGCAGGAAACCATGCTCCGCGTCATCAACGGCCTGGAGGAGCTGCGCGACCCCGCGTGCTTCCGCTCCTGGCTCGTGGCCGTCACCACCAACCAGATACGCAGCCACTGGCGGGACCGCCCCGAGGCACCCGTCAGTGGTCTTCAGGAAGCCGCCGAAGTACCCGACCCCCGCGCGGACTTCGTCGACCTGACCATCGTCCGCCTCGGCCTCCAGGGGCAGCGCAGGGAGGTCGCCGAGGCCACCCGCTGGCTCGACGAGGGCGAGCAGACCGTCCTGTCCCTGTGGTGGCTGGAGGCCGCCGGCGAGCTCACCCGCGCCGAGGTCGCCGCCGCCCTGGAGCTGTCCGCCGCGCACACGGCCGTCCGCGTGCAGCGCACCAAGGAGCAGCTCGACACGGCGCGCGGGATCGTACGGGCCCTCGCCGCCGCCCCGCGCTGCCGGGAGCTCGCCGAGCTCACCGCCCCCTGGGACGGCGTCCCGTCCGCCCTGTGGCGCAAGCGCATCGCCCGCCACGCGCGCGGCTGTGCCGCCTGCGGCGGGGCCTGGTCGGCGCTGGTGCCCGCGGAGGGACTCCTCGTCGGCCTCGGCCTGGTGCCGGTCGCCGGGGCGCTGCTGGGCTGGTGGGGCGGCGGCGCCGTGGTCGGCACGGACGCCATGGCCCCCACCGCCGCCACGACGGCCATGCCGTCCGTGACGGGTGCGGGGCGCCACCGTACGGGCGCCGGCGACGGCGGGACCCGTGGCGGCGGCCACCGCGCGCGGCGGCCGCGCACCGCCAAGCGGGTCGCGGTCGGCGCGGCCGCGCTGGCCCTCCTGACCGGCGGCGTGGTGGGCGGCATGGAGCTCTTCACCGGCTCCCCCGACCGCGAGGACCGGCCGGTGAAGGCCGGCGAGGAGCTGCCCGGCCAGGTCAGGCCGCTGGGCGCGGAGGGCTCCGCGCGGCCGTCCTCGCCGTCCGCCTCGGCCAGTGCCTCCGCCGGTGCGAGCGCCTCCCCGAAGGCGAGCGCTTCCGCGTCCGCCTCTGCCTCCGCCCCGGCGAGCGCGTCCCCGAGCGGCGGTGCGGACTCCCCGTCGCCGAAGGCCGGCGCCACGACGGAGGCCGCCAAGCCGAAGAAGTCCAAGGCCCCGTCCGGCGTCACGGGCGGCGGCCTCGCCCAGCAGGTCACGGCCCTCGTCAACACCGAACGCGCCAAGGCCGGCTGCGGCCCCCTCACTCAGAACAGCCTCCTCGACGCAGCCGCGCAGGGCCACTCCGACGACATGGCCGCCCGCGGGTTCTTCGACCACACCAACCCGGACGGGGCGGGGCCGGGGGAGCGGGTGACGGCGGCGGGGTACCGCTGGAGCACGTACGGGGAGAACATCGCTCGCGGGCAGCGGAGTGCGGCGTCGGTGATGGATTCCTGGATGAACAGTGACGGGCACCGGAAGAACATCCTGAACTGCTCGTTCAAGGAGATCGGGGTGGGGGTGAACCACGCGGCGGGTGGGCCGCGGTGGACGCAGGTGTTCGGGGCGCGGTGA